Proteins encoded by one window of Streptomyces sp. LX-29:
- a CDS encoding helix-turn-helix domain-containing protein — MRGDYQQLVDEISAVLGAPATLEDRDFALIAFGAHDSGDIGELALDPVRTRSILQRRSTAAVRTWFEGFGIARAQAPLRIPPDPAAGVFMGRICLPARHQGVVRGYVWLLDDGHLADLELGGRGTPPDPRLAQAMETAARIGALLAAEARAGAELGELLRELLTGPPSGRDMARAGLRGALRATADGPLAVVAVLPWATGEDGDASPPPNIPGVAAVAPVPPSGVASPSGAGGPSGGDGCLAALVRLRTGTAVDPARTAAERLLSSPRADGAAGGGPAPDPRVPGAPAPGTPSPGAPASGSPAPADGRGRGFSGNAGSVAAVRGRTAPGGDAAATGRGTGAGGAKVTAAGGAKVTAAEGRAVAGVSDPRRGLDELPAAWREALAAAHAARAEPRLGPVASWADVGPYRLLSHLPATAPDPAVRPLLERAHAELARTAEAFLDCAGQAGRTAQALGIHRQTLYYRLSRVEQLTGLDLDDGEDRLLLHMALKAARLR, encoded by the coding sequence ATGCGCGGCGACTACCAGCAGCTCGTGGACGAGATCTCGGCCGTGCTCGGCGCGCCCGCCACCCTGGAGGACCGCGACTTCGCCCTGATCGCCTTCGGGGCGCACGACAGCGGCGACATCGGGGAGCTGGCGCTGGACCCGGTGCGCACCCGCTCGATCCTCCAGCGGCGCTCCACGGCGGCGGTGCGGACCTGGTTCGAGGGGTTCGGCATCGCCCGGGCCCAGGCGCCGCTGCGGATCCCGCCGGACCCGGCGGCCGGGGTCTTCATGGGCCGCATCTGCCTCCCCGCCCGCCACCAGGGCGTGGTGCGCGGCTATGTCTGGCTGCTGGACGACGGCCATCTGGCCGATCTGGAGCTGGGCGGCCGCGGCACCCCGCCGGACCCGCGGCTGGCCCAGGCCATGGAGACCGCCGCGCGCATCGGGGCGCTGCTGGCCGCCGAGGCGCGGGCCGGCGCGGAGCTCGGCGAGCTGCTCCGGGAGCTGCTGACCGGTCCGCCCAGCGGCCGGGACATGGCGCGGGCGGGGCTGCGCGGCGCGCTGCGCGCCACGGCGGACGGCCCGCTGGCCGTGGTCGCGGTGCTGCCCTGGGCCACCGGCGAGGACGGCGACGCCTCCCCGCCCCCGAACATCCCCGGCGTCGCCGCCGTGGCCCCCGTTCCCCCGTCCGGCGTGGCGAGCCCCTCCGGCGCCGGGGGCCCGTCGGGCGGCGACGGCTGCCTGGCCGCGCTGGTCCGGCTGCGCACCGGAACCGCCGTGGACCCCGCCCGCACCGCGGCCGAGCGGCTGCTGAGCTCTCCCCGCGCGGACGGGGCCGCGGGCGGCGGCCCGGCCCCCGACCCCCGGGTCCCGGGCGCCCCCGCCCCCGGCACCCCGAGCCCCGGAGCCCCGGCCTCGGGGTCCCCGGCCCCTGCCGACGGCCGCGGGCGCGGCTTCTCGGGGAACGCCGGCTCCGTCGCGGCGGTCCGCGGCCGAACCGCCCCCGGTGGCGACGCGGCGGCGACCGGCCGCGGCACCGGGGCGGGCGGCGCCAAGGTCACCGCGGCGGGCGGCGCCAAGGTCACCGCGGCGGAGGGGCGGGCCGTGGCCGGGGTGAGCGATCCGCGCCGCGGGCTGGACGAGCTCCCCGCCGCCTGGCGGGAGGCGCTGGCCGCCGCGCACGCCGCGCGGGCCGAACCACGGCTGGGCCCGGTGGCCTCATGGGCGGACGTCGGCCCGTACCGGCTGCTGTCCCACCTGCCCGCGACCGCCCCGGACCCCGCCGTACGCCCGCTCTTGGAGCGCGCCCACGCCGAACTGGCCCGCACCGCCGAGGCGTTCCTGGACTGCGCCGGTCAGGCCGGCCGTACCGCCCAGGCCCTTGGCATCCACCGGCAGACCCTCTACTACCGGCTCTCCCGCGTCGAGCAGCTCACCGGCCTGGACCTGGACGACGGAGAGGACCGGTTGCTGCTCCACATGGCCCTCAAGGCGGCGCGGCTGCGCTGA
- a CDS encoding proline dehydrogenase family protein gives MLGPVLLAASRSDAIRRIVSATPVTRPVVDRFVAGERLDESMNAVRSLADRGMEVTLDHLGEDITDPAEALRNRDAYLALTEALAPLELGAKAEMSVKLSAFGQALPGGHELALKNVTPVVEAAAEIGTTVTLDMEDHTTVDSTLAILAELRKRFPQTGAVVQSYLFRTEEDCHALAGEGSRVRLVKGAYKEPASVAFQDKHEVDKAYVRCLKILMAGDGYPMIGSHDPRMVAIAQELGSQYGRKLDEYEFQMLYGIREAEQQRLVAEGHRMRIYIPYGTDWYGYFMRRLAERPANLVFFLRSLISRG, from the coding sequence GTGCTGGGTCCCGTGTTGCTCGCCGCCTCGCGCAGCGACGCCATCCGCCGCATCGTCTCGGCCACGCCGGTCACCCGCCCCGTGGTGGACCGCTTCGTCGCCGGTGAGCGGCTGGACGAGTCCATGAACGCCGTGCGGTCGCTGGCCGACCGCGGCATGGAGGTCACCCTCGACCATCTGGGCGAGGACATCACCGACCCCGCCGAGGCGCTGCGCAACCGCGACGCCTACCTCGCGCTCACCGAGGCCCTCGCCCCGCTGGAGCTGGGCGCCAAGGCCGAGATGTCCGTCAAGCTCTCCGCCTTCGGCCAGGCGCTGCCGGGCGGCCACGAGCTGGCCCTGAAGAACGTGACGCCGGTCGTCGAGGCCGCCGCCGAGATCGGCACCACGGTCACCCTGGACATGGAGGACCACACCACGGTCGACTCCACCCTGGCCATCCTGGCCGAGCTGCGGAAGCGCTTCCCGCAGACCGGCGCCGTCGTGCAGTCCTACCTGTTCCGCACCGAGGAGGACTGCCACGCGCTCGCCGGGGAAGGCTCCCGCGTGCGCCTGGTCAAGGGCGCGTACAAGGAGCCCGCGAGCGTCGCCTTCCAGGACAAGCACGAGGTCGACAAGGCGTACGTCCGCTGCCTGAAGATCCTGATGGCCGGCGACGGCTACCCCATGATCGGCTCGCACGACCCGCGCATGGTCGCCATCGCGCAGGAGCTCGGCAGCCAGTACGGGCGCAAGCTCGACGAGTACGAGTTCCAGATGCTGTACGGCATCCGCGAGGCCGAGCAGCAGCGGCTCGTAGCGGAAGGTCACCGTATGCGGATTTACATCCCGTATGGCACAGACTGGTATGGATACTTCATGCGCCGTCTCGCGGAGCGCCCCGCGAACCTCGTGTTCTTCCTGCGCTCGCTGATCAGCCGCGGCTGA
- the pruA gene encoding L-glutamate gamma-semialdehyde dehydrogenase translates to MDAVTQVPVPVNEPVHTYAPGTPERARLETKLKELSQNPIELPMTIGGVKRMGGGERFDVVQPHNHSAVLGTYANATEADARDAVDAALAAAPAWRATSFDDRAAIILRAAELLAGPWRETMAASTMLGQSKTAQQAEIDTPCELVDFWRFNVAYARQILAEQPPANAPGVWNRMDHRPLEGFVYAITPFNFTAIAGNLPTAPALMGNVVVWKPSPTQTHSAVLLMQLLEEAGLPKGVINLVTGDGLAVSEVALNHRDLAGIHFTGSTKTFQHLWKTVGNNIEKYRSYPRIVGETGGKDFVVAHPSADRAALKTALTRGSFEFQGQKCSASSRAYIPASIWNDGFKEEFAAEVDGITMGDVTELSHFIGAVIDDRAFAKNKAAIDRAAADPSCTIIAGGSYDDSVGYFVRPTVIECTDPENEVFKAEYFGPILAVYVYDDSSDEKYDEMLTQMESVSDYALTGAVIANDRAAAAYTMEKLRFAAGNFYINDKSTGAVVGQQPFGGGRASGTNDKAGAPQNLMRWTLTRAIKETLVPPTDYRYPHMG, encoded by the coding sequence ATGGACGCTGTGACCCAGGTCCCCGTGCCGGTCAACGAGCCGGTGCACACCTACGCCCCCGGTACCCCGGAGCGCGCCCGTCTGGAAACCAAGCTCAAGGAGCTGAGCCAGAACCCGATCGAGCTGCCGATGACCATCGGCGGCGTGAAGCGGATGGGCGGCGGTGAGCGCTTCGACGTGGTGCAGCCGCACAACCACTCCGCGGTGCTCGGCACCTACGCCAACGCCACCGAGGCCGACGCCCGGGACGCCGTCGACGCCGCCCTGGCCGCCGCCCCGGCCTGGCGCGCGACCTCCTTCGACGACCGCGCGGCGATCATCCTGCGCGCCGCCGAGCTGCTGGCCGGCCCCTGGCGCGAGACGATGGCCGCCTCGACCATGCTGGGCCAGTCCAAGACCGCCCAGCAGGCCGAGATCGACACCCCCTGCGAGCTCGTCGACTTCTGGCGCTTCAACGTCGCGTACGCCCGCCAGATCCTGGCCGAGCAGCCCCCGGCCAACGCGCCGGGCGTGTGGAACCGCATGGACCACCGCCCGCTGGAGGGCTTCGTCTACGCGATCACCCCCTTCAACTTCACCGCGATCGCGGGCAACCTGCCGACCGCCCCGGCCCTGATGGGCAACGTGGTCGTGTGGAAGCCGTCCCCGACGCAGACGCACTCCGCCGTGCTGCTCATGCAGCTCCTGGAGGAGGCCGGCCTGCCGAAGGGCGTCATCAACCTGGTGACGGGCGACGGCCTGGCCGTCTCCGAGGTGGCCCTGAACCACCGCGACCTGGCGGGCATCCACTTCACCGGCTCGACCAAGACCTTCCAGCACCTGTGGAAGACGGTCGGCAACAACATCGAGAAGTACCGCTCCTACCCGCGCATCGTCGGCGAGACGGGCGGCAAGGACTTCGTGGTGGCGCACCCGAGCGCCGACCGCGCCGCGCTGAAGACCGCGCTGACCCGCGGCTCCTTCGAGTTCCAGGGCCAGAAGTGCTCCGCGTCCTCGCGCGCGTACATCCCGGCCTCCATCTGGAACGACGGCTTCAAGGAGGAGTTCGCGGCCGAGGTCGACGGCATCACCATGGGTGACGTCACCGAACTGTCGCACTTCATCGGTGCCGTCATCGACGACCGCGCCTTCGCCAAGAACAAGGCCGCGATCGACCGCGCCGCCGCCGACCCGAGCTGCACGATCATCGCCGGCGGCAGCTACGACGACTCGGTGGGCTACTTCGTGCGCCCGACCGTCATCGAGTGCACGGACCCGGAGAACGAGGTCTTCAAGGCGGAGTACTTCGGCCCGATCCTCGCGGTGTACGTGTACGACGACAGCTCGGACGAGAAGTACGACGAGATGCTGACCCAGATGGAGTCGGTCTCGGACTACGCCCTGACCGGCGCGGTCATCGCCAACGACCGCGCCGCCGCCGCGTACACGATGGAGAAGCTCCGCTTCGCCGCGGGCAACTTCTACATCAACGACAAGTCGACCGGCGCCGTCGTCGGCCAGCAGCCCTTCGGCGGCGGCCGTGCCTCCGGCACCAACGACAAGGCGGGCGCCCCGCAGAACCTGATGCGCTGGACCCTGACCCGCGCCATCAAGGAGACGCTGGTCCCGCCGACGGACTACCGCTACCCGCACATGGGCTGA
- a CDS encoding C40 family peptidase, which translates to MSTRSPRTRIPALISKAGATCALTTAAVAATALVPVMSAEAQAATQAKPAPAKTALKVAASKKGAPYRWGATGPNAFDCSGLTQYSYKKAGKKLPRTAASQYNKTRHISRGSRKAGDLVFFHSGSNVYHVGIYAGKGKIWHSPKPGKSVRLEKIWTSQVWYGRVR; encoded by the coding sequence ATGTCCACGCGTTCTCCGCGTACTCGCATACCCGCGCTCATCTCCAAGGCCGGGGCGACCTGTGCCCTCACCACCGCGGCTGTCGCCGCGACCGCCCTCGTGCCCGTCATGTCGGCCGAGGCCCAGGCGGCCACCCAGGCCAAGCCGGCACCGGCCAAGACGGCGTTGAAGGTCGCCGCCTCGAAGAAGGGGGCTCCCTACCGCTGGGGCGCCACGGGGCCGAACGCCTTCGACTGCTCGGGGCTCACCCAGTACTCGTACAAGAAGGCCGGCAAGAAGCTGCCGCGCACGGCGGCCTCGCAGTACAACAAGACCCGGCACATCTCCAGGGGCTCCCGCAAGGCGGGTGACCTGGTGTTCTTCCACTCCGGCTCGAACGTCTACCACGTGGGCATCTACGCCGGTAAGGGCAAGATCTGGCACTCTCCGAAGCCCGGCAAGTCGGTGCGGCTGGAGAAGATCTGGACCAGCCAGGTCTGGTACGGCCGGGTCAGGTAG
- a CDS encoding metallophosphoesterase family protein — MDTPRTGIPRQLADRMSMAEQHAYLRARFSRRRVLRTGAAGAGAMAGAVALGGAACGAERPAPAPTRVRSVAVGGVDGSLVAPFGRHLAFGADPRTQMRISWQVPLAVRKPYVRVGLKPWELSRRIEAEVRRLHTPPLSDRLPAVEQYYLHAALDGLRPGVTYYYGVGHDGSDPADPRRFSSLGTFRTAPAQAERFVFTAFGDQGISYDALANDQLILGQNPSFHLHAGDICYADSSGQGGTDDTYDARLWDQFLAQTESVAARVPWMVTTGNHDMEAWYSPDGYGGQLARWSLPENGPDPRTAPGVYSFVYGNVAVVALDANDVSHEIPANRGYTEGRQTRWLDRRLGELRKTPGVDFIVVFFHHCAYSTTSAHASDGGVRDAWVPLFEKHGVDLVVNGHNHVYERTDAIRRGGESRPVPIGGETDPTRDGIVYATAGGAGARLYSFPVPDSYEGHEKDLDHVDTYHWTRGRQKSPEQVEWSRVRYTGFSFLAVEVDPGGRAPRMRVTTLAESGERVDHFTITRPRRVRPQ; from the coding sequence ATGGACACACCACGCACCGGCATCCCCCGGCAGCTCGCGGACCGTATGTCGATGGCCGAGCAGCACGCCTACCTGCGCGCCAGGTTCTCCCGGCGGCGGGTGCTGCGCACCGGTGCGGCCGGAGCGGGGGCCATGGCCGGCGCGGTGGCGCTGGGCGGGGCCGCGTGCGGCGCGGAGCGGCCGGCCCCCGCGCCGACACGGGTCCGCTCCGTCGCGGTGGGCGGGGTCGACGGCTCGCTGGTGGCCCCGTTCGGGCGCCACCTGGCGTTCGGCGCCGATCCCCGCACCCAGATGCGGATCTCCTGGCAGGTGCCCCTGGCGGTGCGGAAGCCGTACGTCCGCGTCGGTCTCAAGCCCTGGGAGCTGAGTCGCAGGATCGAGGCGGAGGTACGGCGGCTGCACACCCCGCCGCTCAGCGACCGGCTCCCGGCGGTGGAGCAGTACTACCTGCACGCCGCGCTGGACGGGCTGCGCCCGGGTGTCACCTACTACTACGGCGTCGGCCACGACGGCTCCGACCCGGCCGACCCGCGCCGCTTCTCCTCCCTCGGTACCTTCCGCACCGCCCCCGCCCAGGCCGAGAGGTTCGTTTTCACCGCCTTCGGCGACCAGGGCATCAGCTATGACGCGCTCGCCAACGACCAGCTGATCCTGGGTCAGAACCCGTCCTTCCATCTGCACGCCGGCGACATCTGCTACGCGGACTCCTCCGGGCAGGGCGGGACCGACGACACCTATGACGCGCGGCTCTGGGACCAGTTCCTGGCACAGACCGAGTCGGTGGCCGCACGGGTCCCGTGGATGGTCACGACCGGCAACCACGACATGGAGGCGTGGTACTCCCCGGACGGCTACGGCGGTCAGCTGGCCCGCTGGTCACTGCCCGAGAACGGCCCCGACCCGCGCACGGCGCCCGGCGTCTACTCCTTCGTCTACGGGAACGTGGCCGTGGTGGCGCTGGACGCCAACGACGTCTCGCACGAGATCCCCGCCAACCGGGGGTACACCGAGGGGAGGCAGACCCGCTGGCTGGACCGCCGGCTGGGGGAGCTGCGGAAGACCCCCGGCGTCGACTTCATCGTGGTCTTCTTCCACCACTGCGCGTACTCCACCACCAGCGCGCACGCCTCGGACGGCGGCGTCCGCGACGCCTGGGTGCCGCTCTTCGAGAAGCACGGGGTGGACCTGGTGGTCAACGGACACAACCACGTCTACGAGCGGACCGACGCCATTCGGCGTGGCGGGGAGTCCCGTCCGGTGCCGATCGGTGGGGAGACCGACCCCACGCGCGACGGGATCGTCTACGCCACCGCGGGCGGCGCCGGCGCCCGGCTGTACTCCTTCCCGGTCCCCGACAGCTACGAGGGACACGAGAAGGACCTGGACCACGTGGACACCTACCACTGGACCAGGGGTCGGCAGAAGAGCCCGGAACAGGTGGAGTGGTCGCGGGTCCGCTACACCGGCTTCTCGTTCCTCGCGGTGGAGGTCGATCCGGGCGGGCGCGCCCCGCGGATGAGGGTCACCACGCTCGCGGAGTCGGGCGAGCGGGTCGACCACTTCACGATCACCCGCCCGCGCCGCGTCCGACCTCAGTGA
- a CDS encoding 3-isopropylmalate dehydrogenase — protein sequence MSRSIRLAVIPGDGIGQEVVAQGLKVLTAVLPQDVKLETREYDLGARRWHATGETLPDAELDSLKQHDAILLGAIGDPSVPSGVLERGLLLKLRFAFDHYVNLRPSKLFPNTATPLAGRPDIDFVVVREGTEGPYVGNGGSLRTGTPAEVATETSLNTAYGVERVVRDAYERANARPRKKLTLVHKNNVLVHAGHLWKRIFDAVGREYPDVTTDYLHVDAATIFFVTQPERFDVIVTDNLFGDILTDLAAAVTGGIGLAASGNINPTGAFPSMFEPVHGSAPDIAGTGKADPTATVLSVALLLQHLGYTAEAARIEEAVAADLAERDAAAPRTTDQIGDALAARVSG from the coding sequence ATGTCTCGCAGCATTCGCCTCGCAGTGATCCCCGGTGACGGTATCGGCCAGGAAGTGGTGGCCCAGGGCCTCAAGGTCCTCACCGCCGTGCTCCCCCAGGACGTGAAGCTGGAGACCCGGGAGTACGACCTCGGGGCCCGGCGCTGGCACGCCACCGGAGAGACCCTGCCGGACGCCGAACTGGACTCCCTCAAGCAGCACGACGCCATCCTGCTGGGCGCCATCGGCGACCCGTCGGTGCCCTCGGGGGTGCTGGAGCGCGGGCTGCTGCTGAAGCTGCGCTTCGCCTTCGACCACTACGTCAACCTGCGGCCGTCCAAGCTCTTCCCCAACACCGCCACCCCGCTCGCCGGCCGCCCCGACATCGACTTCGTCGTGGTCCGCGAGGGCACCGAGGGCCCGTACGTCGGCAACGGCGGCTCGCTGCGCACCGGCACCCCCGCCGAGGTGGCCACCGAGACCAGCCTGAACACCGCCTACGGGGTGGAGCGGGTGGTCCGCGACGCCTACGAGCGGGCGAACGCCCGGCCGCGTAAGAAGCTCACCCTGGTCCACAAGAACAACGTGCTGGTGCACGCCGGCCATCTGTGGAAGCGGATCTTCGACGCGGTGGGGCGGGAGTACCCGGACGTCACCACCGACTATCTGCACGTCGACGCCGCGACGATCTTCTTCGTGACCCAGCCGGAGCGGTTCGACGTGATCGTCACCGACAACCTCTTCGGCGACATCCTCACCGACCTGGCCGCGGCCGTGACCGGTGGCATCGGGCTCGCCGCCTCCGGCAACATCAACCCGACCGGCGCCTTCCCGTCGATGTTCGAGCCGGTGCACGGCTCCGCCCCGGACATCGCGGGCACCGGCAAGGCCGACCCGACCGCGACCGTGCTCTCCGTCGCCCTGCTCCTCCAGCACCTCGGTTACACCGCCGAGGCCGCCCGCATCGAGGAGGCCGTGGCGGCCGACCTCGCGGAGCGGGACGCGGCCGCCCCGCGGACCACCGACCAGATCGGTGACGCGCTGGCGGCCCGGGTATCCGGCTGA
- a CDS encoding branched-chain amino acid aminotransferase — translation MTTTSIALKPSPQPLSDAEREQILANPGFGRHFTDHMVTIKWTDGLGWHDAQLVPYAPLPLDPANMTLHYAQTIFEGLKAYRQPDGGVATFRPDANARRFQDSARRLAMPELPVETFIAACDALVNQDKAWVPGNGEQSLYLRPFMFATEVGLGVRPSNEYLFVVIASPAGAYFPGGVKPVSVWLSEEYVRACPGGTGAAKAGGNYAASLVAQAQAADHGCDQVVWLDAIERRWIEEMGGMNLYFVYGNRIVTPELTGSLLPGITRASLLEIAADLGYEVSEGRLSVEDWKRGTEDGSLTEVFACGTAAVITPVGSVKSTSASWTVGDGRPGEVTMRLRKALLDIQTGAVEDTHGWMHRLGE, via the coding sequence ATGACGACGACCTCGATCGCGCTCAAGCCCTCCCCACAGCCGCTCTCCGACGCGGAGCGGGAGCAGATCCTGGCCAACCCCGGCTTCGGCCGCCACTTCACCGACCACATGGTGACGATCAAGTGGACGGACGGGCTGGGGTGGCACGACGCCCAGCTCGTGCCGTACGCCCCGCTGCCGCTCGACCCCGCCAACATGACGCTGCACTACGCCCAGACCATCTTCGAGGGGCTCAAGGCGTACCGTCAGCCGGACGGCGGGGTGGCCACCTTCCGCCCGGACGCCAACGCCCGTCGCTTCCAGGACTCCGCGCGCCGGCTCGCGATGCCCGAGCTGCCGGTGGAGACCTTCATCGCGGCCTGTGACGCGCTCGTCAACCAGGACAAGGCATGGGTCCCCGGCAACGGTGAGCAGTCCCTCTACCTGCGCCCGTTCATGTTCGCGACCGAGGTGGGGCTGGGCGTGCGTCCCTCGAACGAGTACCTGTTCGTGGTGATCGCCTCCCCGGCCGGCGCCTACTTCCCCGGCGGCGTGAAGCCGGTCTCGGTCTGGCTCTCCGAGGAGTACGTGCGCGCCTGCCCCGGCGGCACCGGCGCGGCGAAGGCGGGCGGCAACTACGCCGCCTCCCTGGTGGCCCAGGCCCAGGCCGCTGACCACGGCTGCGACCAGGTGGTCTGGCTGGACGCGATCGAGCGCCGCTGGATCGAGGAGATGGGCGGCATGAACCTGTACTTCGTGTACGGGAACCGCATCGTGACGCCCGAGCTGACCGGCTCGCTGCTGCCCGGCATCACCCGCGCCTCGCTGCTGGAGATCGCCGCCGACCTCGGCTACGAGGTCTCCGAGGGGCGCCTCTCGGTGGAGGACTGGAAGCGCGGCACCGAGGACGGCTCGCTCACCGAGGTGTTCGCCTGCGGCACCGCCGCGGTCATCACCCCGGTCGGCTCGGTCAAGTCCACCAGCGCGAGCTGGACGGTGGGCGACGGCCGGCCGGGTGAGGTCACCATGCGGCTGCGCAAGGCGCTGCTGGACATCCAGACCGGCGCCGTCGAGGACACCCACGGCTGGATGCACCGTCTGGGCGAGTGA
- a CDS encoding SGNH/GDSL hydrolase family protein, with translation MTRTSLRLLTTVALAALAVGTVPPAGAAESPEAPLSWVALGDSYTAGVIPPTGAELDPEGAHTGCARTEGSYPRLVAEALGGRVRLTDVACNNAMLAEIAHQGQVPLGSPRDYLEGRTFKAVAPQLAAVDEDTDLVTVGMGGKDSGFGEVVYACAMQEPPRAADGSPVPCEERTRELVEARLASAVREYDDMLRRIHRKAPHAKILTVGYPSIVPEDVSRCTVGDQTQFGHMSRADLEWMRDGVLDPINRVIERQTARHHRYAAYVDTHRSSRGADVCAGRWRWVEGLTAPGYPYPDNVAHVLPNAFGQANTARAVLRAMHREL, from the coding sequence ATGACGCGCACGTCGCTCCGCCTGCTGACCACCGTCGCCCTGGCGGCGCTGGCCGTGGGCACCGTGCCTCCGGCCGGCGCGGCCGAGTCGCCCGAAGCCCCGCTGAGCTGGGTCGCGTTGGGAGACTCGTACACCGCGGGCGTGATCCCGCCCACCGGCGCGGAGCTCGACCCGGAGGGCGCGCACACCGGATGCGCCCGCACCGAGGGCTCCTACCCCCGACTCGTCGCCGAGGCGTTGGGCGGGCGGGTCCGGCTGACCGACGTGGCCTGCAACAACGCCATGCTGGCGGAGATCGCCCACCAGGGCCAGGTGCCGCTCGGCTCGCCGCGGGACTATCTGGAGGGCAGGACCTTCAAGGCCGTCGCCCCGCAACTGGCGGCCGTCGACGAGGACACCGACCTGGTGACCGTCGGCATGGGCGGCAAGGACTCCGGCTTCGGCGAGGTCGTCTACGCCTGTGCGATGCAGGAGCCGCCGCGCGCGGCCGACGGTTCACCGGTCCCCTGCGAGGAGCGCACGCGGGAGCTGGTCGAGGCCCGACTGGCCTCGGCGGTCCGGGAGTACGACGACATGCTGCGCCGGATCCACCGCAAGGCGCCGCACGCGAAGATCCTCACCGTCGGCTACCCCTCGATCGTCCCGGAGGACGTCTCCCGCTGCACGGTCGGCGACCAGACGCAGTTCGGCCACATGAGCCGCGCGGACCTGGAGTGGATGCGGGACGGGGTGCTCGATCCGATCAACCGCGTCATCGAGCGGCAGACCGCCCGGCACCACCGGTACGCCGCCTATGTGGACACCCACCGCTCCAGCCGGGGCGCGGACGTGTGCGCCGGCCGGTGGCGCTGGGTGGAGGGGCTCACCGCGCCCGGCTACCCCTACCCGGACAACGTCGCCCATGTGCTGCCCAACGCCTTCGGGCAGGCGAACACCGCCCGCGCCGTGCTGCGGGCGATGCACCGGGAGCTCTGA
- a CDS encoding putative quinol monooxygenase, with product MSPTTPYTLVGIARPKPERAAELRELLLSFVEPTRAEEGCLEYHFHEDRDEPGVFVFYEAWRSKEDLDAHLALPHLQDFWQRRMEYLERDLEIRWLTMHSPYEPRR from the coding sequence ATGTCCCCCACCACCCCGTACACCCTCGTCGGCATCGCCCGCCCCAAGCCGGAGCGCGCGGCCGAACTCAGGGAACTGCTCCTGTCGTTCGTGGAGCCGACCCGGGCGGAGGAGGGCTGTCTGGAGTACCACTTCCACGAGGACCGGGACGAGCCCGGCGTGTTCGTGTTCTACGAGGCGTGGCGCTCCAAGGAGGACCTCGACGCGCACCTGGCCCTCCCGCACCTCCAGGACTTCTGGCAGCGCCGGATGGAGTACCTGGAGCGCGACCTGGAGATCCGCTGGCTCACCATGCACAGCCCGTACGAGCCGCGCCGGTGA
- a CDS encoding MerR family transcriptional regulator, which produces MEYLSIGAFARESRLSPKALRLYDRLGLLVPDHVDAATGYRWYRAEQVGRARLVALLRRLDMPLARIATVLELPGPRAADEVAAFWAEIEEHMVGRRALAAHLRARLSGRRPDMYDVTTREVPEQTVLALRKHLLSDDLPAWIGSSLDLLEKAAVEECGGVAGHPFVVYHADVSDESDGPAEACVPVADPEAARAYAAAHRTVEVRTEPGHRVAYTRLTKGQVVYPQILSAYEAVEGWIADQGLSEGGPCREVYFADWPSAGPSDEVCDIAYPIG; this is translated from the coding sequence GTGGAGTATCTGAGCATCGGCGCGTTCGCGCGCGAGTCACGGCTTTCACCGAAGGCGCTGCGCCTGTACGACCGGCTGGGCCTGCTGGTGCCCGACCACGTCGACGCGGCCACCGGCTACCGCTGGTACCGCGCCGAACAGGTCGGTCGGGCCCGGCTGGTGGCGCTGCTGCGCCGGCTGGACATGCCGCTCGCGCGGATCGCGACCGTGCTGGAGCTCCCCGGGCCGCGGGCCGCGGACGAGGTGGCGGCCTTCTGGGCCGAGATCGAGGAGCACATGGTCGGCCGGCGCGCCCTGGCGGCGCACCTCCGTGCACGCCTGTCAGGTAGGAGGCCAGACATGTACGACGTCACCACCCGCGAGGTCCCGGAGCAGACCGTCCTCGCACTGCGCAAGCACCTGCTGAGCGACGATCTGCCGGCCTGGATCGGCTCCTCGCTCGACCTGCTGGAGAAGGCCGCCGTGGAGGAGTGCGGCGGCGTCGCCGGGCACCCGTTCGTCGTGTACCACGCGGACGTCAGCGACGAGAGCGACGGCCCGGCGGAGGCGTGTGTCCCGGTGGCCGACCCGGAGGCGGCCCGCGCCTACGCCGCCGCGCACCGCACCGTCGAGGTGCGCACCGAGCCGGGCCACCGCGTGGCGTACACCCGGCTGACCAAGGGCCAGGTCGTCTATCCGCAGATCCTCTCCGCCTACGAGGCGGTCGAGGGCTGGATCGCCGACCAGGGGTTGAGCGAAGGCGGCCCCTGCCGCGAGGTCTACTTCGCGGACTGGCCCTCGGCGGGACCCTCCGACGAGGTGTGCGACATCGCCTACCCGATCGGCTGA